Part of the Azospirillaceae bacterium genome is shown below.
GTGGAAAACCATCCCACCGACGAGCACCTGCTGCCCCTGTTCGTGGCGCTGGGCGCGGGCGACCATGGGGCAGCCGGCGATCGTGTCCACGCCAGCCACACCTATGGCGTCCTGGCGATGGACGCCTACGCGTTCGCCTGAGCGTCGGCGAGGGTCTTCATCAGGTAGAAGTGGGTGTCGCCCGGCGGAAAGTCGCCGAGTTCGGCGTACACCGTGTAGCCGTGCTTCTCGTAGAAGGCGCGATTGCGCAGGCCGAAGGTGTCGAGCCGCGCCTTGCCGCAGCCGCGCCGCACGGCCTCCTCCTCCGCCGCGCGCAGGAGCGCCGGCCCGATCCCGGTGCCGCGCAACCGGTCCGACACGTACAGCAGCTCGACGTACAGCCATCCGTAGCTGGTGCGGCCCCACAGCCCGGCCAGCACTTCGCCCGTCGCCGGATCGGTGTGGGCCACCGACAACAGCCGCCAGGCCGACGGGCCGAAGGTGGCGTCGTTGAAGGACCGCAAGCCCTGTAAAAGGGAGTCCCGCAACGCCGGATCGGCTTCGTCGGAGACGCGGAAGTTGGGTTCCATCGGATCCCGCCGGGAAAAGGGAAGAAAAGGGCCTAGACCTGCCGGCGCGCCTTGAGTGCGGCGGTCAGCGTGCCGTCGTCCAGATAGTCCAGTTCGCCGCCCACCGGCACGCCATGGGCCAGGCGGGACACCTGGACGCCGGTTCCGACCAGCCGGTCGGCGACGTAATGGGCGGTGGTCTGCCCCTCCACGGTCGCATTCAGGGCCAGGATCACTTCCTTCACGCCGCCCTCGGCCGCGCGGCGGACGAGCGGGGCGATGGACAGGTCCTCGGGCCCGATGCCGTCGAGCGCGGACAGGGTGCCGCCCAGCACATGGTAGAGGCCGCGGAACGCATGGGTGCGCTCCAGCGCCCACAGATCGCCGACCTCCTCGACCACGCAGATCTGGGTGCGGTCGCGCTTGGGGTCGGCGCAGATGGCGCAGGGGTCGCGGGTGTCCAGGTTGCCGCACACCGAACAGGTGCGCACCGCCGCGGCGGCGTCGGCCATGGCCTTGGCCAGCGGCTCGAACAGCGTCTCGCGCTTCTTCATCAGGTGCAGCGCCGCCCGCCGCGCGGACCGCGGCCCCAGCCCCGGCAGCTTGGCAAGATACTGGATCAGGCGTTCGATCTCGGAGCTGCTCATGTCCGGGCCGGTTCGGTTTTGCTGGACGGTCAACGCGCGACCGCCCCGGCTTGTGTCCTGTCCGCCCTTTCCGGCAAGCGGAAGAGGGCGGACAAGGGCCTTCAGGGGATCAGAACGGCAGCTTCACGCCCGGCGGCAGCTTCAGCCCACCCATCAGCTTGCTCGTCTCGTCGGAAATGTGCGTCTCGACCTTCGCCTTGGCGTCGTTGAAGGCGGCGACGATCAGGTCCTCGAGCACCTCGACGTCGTCGGGGTCCACGACGGCCTTCTGCAGCTTCACCTTCTTCAGCTCGCCCTTGCCGTTCAGGGTGATCTCGACCAGGCCCGCGCCCGCGGCGCCGGTCATTTCGACCTCGGCCAGCCGGGACTGCATCTCCTGCATCTTGGCCTGCATCTGCTGGGCCTGCTTCATCATTTGGCCGAGGTTCTTCATGGTGCTCAGAGCTCTCCTTCCTCATCGGCCGCGTACTCGTCCACGGCCATCGTCTCTTCGTCGTTGTTAAGGTCGTCAGCGGGGGCGGGCTCCGCAAGCTCCACGACCTCCCGCACCTCCAGGATCCGGGCGCCGGGAAAGGTCTGGAGGATCGCCTTGACGGTGGGATGCTCGGCCGCGGCCGCCTTGGCTGCCGCCTCGGCGGCCTCCTCCTGTTCCTTCAGGGTCGGATCGCCGGGCGCGCTCGACACCGTGACCACCCAGCGCCGGCCGGTCCATTCCGTCAGAAGCTGCCCGACCCGGTTGGCCAGATCCTTGGGCGCCGTCGGATGGGGGCGGATCTCGATCAGGCCGGGTTCGAACCGGACCAGATGCACATGGGACTTGAGCTGGGCGGACATCAGCCCTTCGCGCTGGTCCGCGAACATCTTGACGACGGCGCGGAAATCCCTGGGCGAGGGCAGGTGTTCCTCGGTCGGTTGCGCCTGGGGCGCCGGCACCAGGACGACCCCGGCGACCGGCCCGTTGTCCCCGACGGCCCGTGGCCGTGGCGGCTCAAGCGTCAGGTGCCGGGCGGCCGAGGCCGTGGGTCCGGGGGGCGGACCTGCCCCGTTGGCACCGGCATGGCCGTTGGCGACGGCCTGGACCTGCGCCGGGGCGGCGAGGGCGGTGCCCGCCGGAAGGCCGCCACCCGGACCTCCGCCAAGAGGACTTCCACCGGGGGGACCGCCATGGGGCGGGCCGTCGCCCTGCGCGTCCCGAAGCTGCCGGACGATGTCGCCGGGGGTGGGCAGGTCGGCCGCGTAGGCCAGCCGGATGATGGCCATTTCGGCGGCATGCATGGGCACGGGCGCCTGCTGCACCTCGCCCAGCCCCTTCAGCAGCAATTGCCACGCCCGGGTCAGCACCGGAATGGACAGGCGGTTCGCCAGCTCGGCACCGCGGGTGCGTTCGGCCTCGGGGGTGGTCGGGTCCTGCTGCAACGAGGGGATCACCCGCAGCCGGGTCAGCCCGTGCACCAGATCCAGAAGATCCTGGAGGATGACGATCGGGTCGGCGCCGCGTTTGCCCAGCTCGGCCAGCACGGCGAGCGCGTCGGCCGGCCGGCCGGACATGGTGGCCTCGAACAGGTCCACCACGATCTGGCGGTCGGCCAACCCCAGCATGTCGCGGACCTGGAGCACGGTCACCGTCCCGTCGGACAGCGCCATGGCCTGGTCCAGCAGCGAAAGCCCGTCGCGGGCCGACCCGTCGGCGGCGCGCGCCAGCAGCTGCATGGCCTCGGGCTCCACCGGGATGCCTTCGGCCGCGGACACCTTTCCGAACAGGTCGATGAGGACCGAGGTGTCCAGGCGCTTCAGGTCGAAGCGCTGGCAGCGGGACAGGACGGTCACCGGGACCTTGCGGATCTCGGTGGTGGCGAAGATGAACTTCACATGGGCCGGCGGTTCCTCAAGCGTCTTCAGGAGCGCGTTGAACGCGCCCTTCGACAGCATGTGGACCTCGTCGATGATGAACACCTTGTAGCGCGCGCGCATGGGCGCGATCCGCGCGCTGTCGATGATCTCGCGGATGTTGTCGACGCCGGTGTTGGATGCGGCGTCCATTTCCAGCACGTCCACGTGCCGGTCGCCCAGGATCGCCTGGCAGTTGTCGCACACCCCGCACGGGTTCACCGTCGGACCGCCGGTGCCGTCCGGCCCGACGCAGTTCAGCGCGCGGGCGACGATGCGGGCCGTGGTGGTCTTGCCCACCCCGCGCACGCCGGTCAGCATGTACGCCTGGTGCAGACGGCCGGACGTGATGGCGTTGGTCAGCGTGCGGACCAGCGCGTCCTGACCCATCAGGTCGGCGAAGGTCTTCGGCCGGTACTTGCGCGCCAGCACGCGGTACGGGCCTTGCGGCTGCACGGGCGCCGGGGTCACGGCCGTGTTGTCGGTGGCGGGTTCCAGGTCCATGCCCGGCAGTCTAGCGGGCTGCGGCCCGGATGTCGCGGAATCGGATGCCGCCGATTGGCGGTACGCGCTCCGCCCCGGGAAGGGCGGAGGCAGGAGGCTGGACAGCGACCCGAGCCGAACTCGTTACGGCTGCTTCCTTCCGGACCTGACCGGATTGGCGAGGGGTCCCGTCCGCCGCCAACCTCCCGCCCCATATATCGGGCACCGCGGCCCCCGGGGCAAGGGCCGATGCGGTCGGCCCGGCCCGCGGCCACTGTTCCGTTCCGCTTGTCAGCTCCGCTTACGCCGGATGGCGCGGTTCCCATCCAACTGGTCCTGCGTGGTCAGAACGCCCACGGCCGCACCCGCCGCACCGCCCAGGATGGCACCGCCCACCAGGCTGCCGCCGGTCGCAGCCCCCAGAATGCCGCCGGCCGCCGCACCCAGGCCCGCACCCGTCAGGCCGCGTTCGCCGGTGGACGACCCGCACGCGCCGAGCGGCAGCACCATTGCAACGGCCAGAACCGCAACAAGACGTTTGTTCATGTTCGCACCCGATGAGCAACATCCACCACAACACGCGCGGAGATCACATGGACTTTCTTCCAACCGGAAGAACCCCTAGCGTGGTACTCCGCAGCCGATCACGGGTATTCGCGGCCGGCTTTCTCAACCATCATGATCTTCGAACCGGCCGGCAAGCGGTGACGATTTTGGGCTCTGTTTTGTCACAGCGTCCGTGCGCGGGATTCAAGGGCGTTCCCTTTGGCGCAGGCTGTTCCGGTGCTTCGGTTACGGAAGGCCGGCAACGTGCCGGGCCATCTCCGCCTTCACAAGCCGCCATCCCGCGTGAGACAAACGAGGGACCATGCGCGACCCGAATTTCTATTCGTCCGGTCCCCTGGACCGCGCCGCGGACCATCGCAAGGATGAATCCTGGCTGGCCGATCGCCTTACGCGTGTGGACACGCGGGTTCTTCCGCTGTGGCAGATGAAGAATTTCGTCACCGGCCCGCGCGAAGCGCCGCGACTCGCCTTCCTGTCCGCGGTCGAGGATTGGTGGCGCGACGACCGGGTGGAGCCCCGTTTCCTGGGCTTGGTCGAAGGGATCGCGCACTTCGCCGTGGACCTCAGCCATATCGAGGAGCCGGCGACCCATCCCCGGCTGGTGGATCGCGGCGCCTTCGTCGATCTGCGCACCGTCGGCCCGCTGATGCCCGCGTCCGAAGGCGCCATGCTGGCCTATGCCCGCGCGCTCGCCTGGTGGCATGCCCGGCACCGGTTCTGCGGCGTGTGCGGCGCACCGGCGGCCGCCGGCCAGGGTGGGCATGTCCGCAAGTGCACCAATACCGACTGCGGCACCCAGCATTTCCCGCGCACGGACCCGGCCGTCATCATGCTGGTCCACGACGGGGGCGACCGCTGCATCCTGGGCCGGCAGAGCACGTTCCCGCCCGGCATGCATTCCACGCTGGCGGGCTTCGTGGAA
Proteins encoded:
- a CDS encoding GNAT family N-acetyltransferase gives rise to the protein MEPNFRVSDEADPALRDSLLQGLRSFNDATFGPSAWRLLSVAHTDPATGEVLAGLWGRTSYGWLYVELLYVSDRLRGTGIGPALLRAAEEEAVRRGCGKARLDTFGLRNRAFYEKHGYTVYAELGDFPPGDTHFYLMKTLADAQANA
- the recR gene encoding recombination mediator RecR codes for the protein MSSSEIERLIQYLAKLPGLGPRSARRAALHLMKKRETLFEPLAKAMADAAAAVRTCSVCGNLDTRDPCAICADPKRDRTQICVVEEVGDLWALERTHAFRGLYHVLGGTLSALDGIGPEDLSIAPLVRRAAEGGVKEVILALNATVEGQTTAHYVADRLVGTGVQVSRLAHGVPVGGELDYLDDGTLTAALKARRQV
- a CDS encoding YbaB/EbfC family nucleoid-associated protein; this encodes MKNLGQMMKQAQQMQAKMQEMQSRLAEVEMTGAAGAGLVEITLNGKGELKKVKLQKAVVDPDDVEVLEDLIVAAFNDAKAKVETHISDETSKLMGGLKLPPGVKLPF
- a CDS encoding DNA polymerase III subunit gamma/tau gives rise to the protein MDLEPATDNTAVTPAPVQPQGPYRVLARKYRPKTFADLMGQDALVRTLTNAITSGRLHQAYMLTGVRGVGKTTTARIVARALNCVGPDGTGGPTVNPCGVCDNCQAILGDRHVDVLEMDAASNTGVDNIREIIDSARIAPMRARYKVFIIDEVHMLSKGAFNALLKTLEEPPAHVKFIFATTEIRKVPVTVLSRCQRFDLKRLDTSVLIDLFGKVSAAEGIPVEPEAMQLLARAADGSARDGLSLLDQAMALSDGTVTVLQVRDMLGLADRQIVVDLFEATMSGRPADALAVLAELGKRGADPIVILQDLLDLVHGLTRLRVIPSLQQDPTTPEAERTRGAELANRLSIPVLTRAWQLLLKGLGEVQQAPVPMHAAEMAIIRLAYAADLPTPGDIVRQLRDAQGDGPPHGGPPGGSPLGGGPGGGLPAGTALAAPAQVQAVANGHAGANGAGPPPGPTASAARHLTLEPPRPRAVGDNGPVAGVVLVPAPQAQPTEEHLPSPRDFRAVVKMFADQREGLMSAQLKSHVHLVRFEPGLIEIRPHPTAPKDLANRVGQLLTEWTGRRWVVTVSSAPGDPTLKEQEEAAEAAAKAAAAEHPTVKAILQTFPGARILEVREVVELAEPAPADDLNNDEETMAVDEYAADEEGEL
- the nudC gene encoding NAD(+) diphosphatase, which encodes MRDPNFYSSGPLDRAADHRKDESWLADRLTRVDTRVLPLWQMKNFVTGPREAPRLAFLSAVEDWWRDDRVEPRFLGLVEGIAHFAVDLSHIEEPATHPRLVDRGAFVDLRTVGPLMPASEGAMLAYARALAWWHARHRFCGVCGAPAAAGQGGHVRKCTNTDCGTQHFPRTDPAVIMLVHDGGDRCILGRQSTFPPGMHSTLAGFVEPGESLEDAVAREVFEEVGVRVTDVRYHSSQPWPFPASIMLGFHARAVDRDIRVDRNELESAAWFDRAYLRTRQSFSMTEPAPDGGLRLPRRDSIAYRLLTDWMNGGGL